ACCAATCAGGCGGATTACGTTCTGTTGCTCGTCAATGCCAAGGGCGATCAGAAACTCGCCGCGTGGACCATGGGAGCGGAGCATACCGTGCCCCTGGAGACCGGGCTGGATTCGACCGGCAATTTCAGCGCGCATACCTGGGACGGCCAGGTGCTGCCCGTCCGCCTGCAAGGCCGGCACCTGCAACTCGCGTTAGGCCCCCTGCCCCAATATGTCACACTCCAGGCGCCAAGCCCCCTGCTGATGTCCGGCGCTTCGTGGCAGATCGTGGAACCCGTCCCAAGCCTGATCGAGGCCGGCGCGGCAGACGCCCTGCGTGTGACGGTGCGCATTCGCAATCCGCATGGCAGCCGCCCGCTGCAAGCCAGGGTAGTGCTTGAAGGCAATGGCATCCAGAGCGCACCGCTCAAGCCAACTGTGCTGCCGCCCAATGCGTCCGCCAACCTCACCGCCACAGCCACCGTGCTCCAGCGTTCGCCGGCCAAATTGCCTGTGAGCGTGGTCGTTTACCTGGTGGAAGACGGTGCGGCCACCGGTTCCACCGGAACTCGTCGCTGGGAAGAAGAACGCGAATTCACCATAACCAATCCGCTGGATTTCATTCTCGCCCCGACGGAACGTGGCATGAGGCTCTCCGTGAGCAACCCCACGCGCGGCAACTTCCAAGGGACGGTGCGCCTCGGCCAGGTCAACCAACCGCTGACGATTTCCGCCGCCAATCCCGAGCCGGCCATCTTCCTGTCGTTCCCAGCCACTGGAGAATTCGATGCCGCTGCCGGGCAAGTACTCGACACGCAAGGCCGCGTGATTGCCGAATTACCCTCTCAAAAATTCAAGCCGCTGACCATCGCCGCGTTCCAGGCCAAACTGGATGGCGATGCAAAGATCGGCGGGCAATCCAGCATTACCCTCCAGGACGCGCCCGGTGCTGGCGAACGTCCCGGCGCAAAAGCCTTTCAACTGAACTATCGCTTCGAGGAAGGCTGGCGCTTTGTACGCTGTGCGCCACAGGAACCTAAAAAGGTCGCCCTTCCCGGACGTCCCTCGGCGCTCGGCCTGTGGGTTTATGGAGACAACTCCGGCGCAGGCTTGCGACTACGCGTGGCCGACAGCACCGGCCAAACGTTCCAACCGGGCGGCCCCAACCTGGACTGGACCGGCTGGCGTTGGGTAACCTTTGACCTAAGCGACTTCAAGCACGCCGGCTACTGGGGCGGTGCAAACAACGGCATACCGCAAGGCGAACTGCAACTGGATTGTCCGTTGTTACTCGACCCCACCCGCCGCAAGATGGCTGGGAAAATCTATTTTGCGCTACCGACAGTGATTTACAATAAATGAAGAACTCGGTAAAAGCACTGGTACCGCGATCGGCCAATGGATTTTCCCGTCCGGGAATAACCATGGACTGGAGCTTTCACAAAACTACCCCGAATGCTGCATGGGCGAGGTCGCACGCTCGCGGTTGAACATCAATGAAGCGTGGCCTTTTATACGGTCTGAACACCACACTGGTTGCCACGCTGTGGTGGGCAGCGACCACGTTCCCGCCGGCAAGTCAGGCGACCGTTTCCCAAGCGTCCCATATTGGGCTCACCAACGTCATTGAAACGAACGGCAACTTCACCCTGTCCCCAGGGCCAAAGGTGGAAGGGGTGGTGTTTCTGCAAGGCGGACGGTGGAAAGACGCCACCGTCCAGACGTTCAATGACATTCCGTGGGTGGACGCGGCATCGGTGCGGGTTTCGTGGGCGGAGTTCGAGCGGCAGGATCAGGTATTCAACTGGGAACCATTCGACCGCATGTTGACCGAGGTGAAAAAATACAACGCGGCACATCCGGGGGCGCATCGCACGCTCCAGATTCGCACGATGGGGGGACGCCATTGCCCCAAATGGTTTGAGTCGGCGGGAGTCCGCTACTACGACACCACGCGTCCGGAGCCTGGCAATTGGCAAACGCCGCTCCACGCACCCATGCCGTTCGATAATCCGGAGTTTCTCAAACAGTTGCGCCAGATGTACCGGGCGATGTATGAGCGGTACCAGGATGAACCGCTGGTGACGGTGTATCATGGCACCTGGTCGGCAGGCCCTTGGGATGAGATTTTTCATCCGCGAATGACGTCGCCGCTGCCGCCCGGATACACGCAGGAGAAATTCATCCAAGGCATGATTGAACAGGCCGACGTGCTGATTGAGGAATTTTGCCTGAAAGGAAAAGTCGCGGAACTGCCCTACACCGGGGAGTATCCCACCACCCGGGTCATTGACTTTCTTGGACCATTGACGCGCCACATCACCGCGCGGTTAGGCAAACGCAGCCCGTACTTCTACGCCCAATCCAATGGTTGGGGGCTGAAGCAGCCAGAGAACCGGCCCACGATTGCATGGGATCATGAGCGCGATCTGCGCGCGGCGCTTGGGCATCTGAATCTGGGTTTGCAGGCGCTCGGCAGCAACGCGGGCGGCAAGTGGGTGCCACAAGGCGATTGGCTTGGCTTGATCCAACTGGCCCAGGAATTTGAGGTGGCGTACACGGAAATCTATGAGCCGGATTTCCTCCCGTTGGATGTGCCGCACCACATTGTCGAGGCTTTTACGCAGCCGCCCGGACAAACCGCAGGTGGGCCGAAAGAGTTTGTGGGATTTCGCCCCTGGCTGCAACAACGGCAGCGGGTTCTGTATGAGCGGGAAGGGATCGTCCGGACGGTCTTTCGCCATCCGAATGGAACGAAGAAGATCGCGAGGATCAGAATGGCTGCGGACGTGCCCACCGCCTGTTCGGTGAAGTGCCGGGTGCGAATGCGCACCGCCGACGGTGGCTGGACAGCATGGTTTGATACAGCACTGGCCGATCAATTACCGGTGGGAGATGAAGTTGAGATTGAAGCGACGTTGCACACAGATGACGGTTCTTACACGCCCGCGCTTCGAGAGTTACAGCCGGTTTGGATGCCCTAGAATATTGCAATCATATGAAACGAATCACCGGCAAGAGTATCAATTATATATTCCTCACCTGCGCAGTGTTCGCGATGCAAGCTGACGCGGCCAGCACTGGGCCCGGCGTTCCCGTCAGCCTCATCAATTATTCTCCCCTGCCGGTGCATGCCACGGCGGTGGCGCTGGAGGAGGCGCTGTTGTGCCAGAAACTTGGAGTGCCAGCCGGTACTCCGCTGCACGTCCGCCGGGTGGATCAGGCGCAAACCATCCCGATGACCCGGGGCACGGAAGATGGCCGCGCCGTCCTGCGTATTTACGTCTCCCTGCCGGCCACGTCACGGCTCGATCTGGTGGCGGAGCGGGCGGAACGGTGGACGGAGGCGCAGTTGGCGGAGGCGAAACCGGAAGGCATGAAGAACGGTGTTCTCCGATTTGCCCTCGGCAAGAAAGGCTGGAACCTCGGATTCGAGTCCGGGAAGGCAACCGTGATCGAAGACGGCGCGCTGGATTTCTGGATTGATAACCAGAACCGCGGCCGGATCATGAACATCAGCCCCAAGGATCTTTGGCTGGTTCAATATGCCGATTCGGTCCAGGAAAAGTGCGACGCGGCGGTCACACCGGACGGTCAACCCGCCATCCGAATCGTCCGGCGGCTGGGTGGTTTCGCCAAAGACATGACGGTCGTTGAAACGTTCGAGTTGGTGCCGGGTCTGCCGCTCCTGATCTGCCGGGTGCGCTGGCAAAATGACAGCGATAAACCGCTATGGGTGGCGTACGCCGGCAGCGGCGATGGCGTCAAGGGCCGCTGGAGCAAGGAACTGATGGTGGGGCCGTTGCTGGAACGCAAGAAATCCCCCATCCAGGCGGACATCAATGGCGGCGAAACCCGCCCGGCCTGGATTGGCCAACTCTGCCGTATCAGCATGGAATCGCCAGCCACTGGCTGCGGGGTCGGCATGTCCACGCTGCTGCCCACGCCCGGCAAGGTCGGCCAAGGCTCCATGATCTGGGGCTGCGGCGCCTCCGGTTTCCAGTGTAATTTCATTGATCCGGTGCAAGGTCAGTTTCCGTTCCTGGTCAAGCCGCACGAGGCGCTCGACAACGGCTTTGTATTTCTCATTGAGCAAACCGGAGTGAGCGTGTTCCGCCAGACGGTGGATCTTTGGCAGGCCCTGCAAAAAGGCAAGCTGCCACGGCTGTCGCCCCCATGCGCGGTATTTGTGGGTGGCGAGGCGATTCATCCCCAGACCGTGACTGGTTTGGGCGGCGACGCCAACACGCTGCGCCTGCTGCAAACCAATGGCGCGGTGCGCCAAGCCGCGCTACGGATGGATTTTAACAAATACTTCCAGGGACACCTGACTGTCGCAGCCGGTTCCCCATCGGACGCCATGGAAATTTCCGCGCTGCCCATGTCTGGCTCCAAAAAGCCCGTCACGCTGTTCAAGGCTGGCAAGCCGGGAGAATACGACTTTGATCTGAACCAACCCATGGGCAAGCCCGACGAGCTGCCGTTTATCCTGGCCATCACCGCATCCGGCACAGCGCGTGTCACGAAACTAGCGATTACAGAGGTACTGCCGGTTTCGCCCCAACTGATTTCACCGATGCCGGACGCGTCCTTTACCGACATCGCCACCATGTTCCGCTGGGCGCCAATCCCCATGGTGGTGGATTTCGATTTGCAATGGTCGCAATCGCCAGGCTTTGCGCCAGCCACCGGGGTGCGCATTTCAGACAGTCGCGACACGCCATGGTATCTGCCACCGGCCGATACGCTGCCGAAGCCGGGCCGGTGGTACTGGCGAATGCGCGGCGTCAAAGGCAATCTGGCGGGTGCGTGGTCCGAGACACGCAGTTTCACTGTCAACCGGGATTATGCGCCCCAGCCCCTGAAACGGACGCTGACCGCCAACTCGCCGCTATTCACGATCGAGGCATCGAAGGTCACCGATTACGCCAACTTTCAGACCGACATCCCGGCGGATATTGCGCCGTTCACCGCTGTTATTGTTGAGTGTTTTGTCAGCAAGAATCTCAACATTGCGGACGGGATGCGCGGCGTGGAGAAACTGCCGTGCGGCTTCCTGATTCGCAGCCATCCGCCGACCTGGCTCAGCCTGGCTGACCTGGAATGGGTTTGCCAGCATATGCCGAACTTTCTCGGCATCCAAGGGGGCGAGACCTTGAGCGGGTTATCGGACGAGGCGCGCGGCAAGGGCAAAGAGACGGGCGACGCGGACTACTACCGCCGCATGACGCGGATATGCGCCAAGTACGGCAGGTTTTACCACGAAGCCGATGGCACGTACAAAGACGACAAATGGCAGGACCTAATGGACAAGCAGGGCGCATTCGTGCGCGAGTTCGGCCCCTGGCTGGTCTTCTCGCAAAAGAACAACATCATCCGGCGCCAGTTCTACTCGCAAAGTTGCGCCATGGGTTTGTGGCTGGGGGGCGTTTCCCATCAGCACGGCGCGTGGGAGGACGGCGGGTTCTACTGGCAGAACGCCGGTTTCAACGGGCTCGGTGTTTGCGCGGGTGAGCGGACAGGCGTGCTGAAAACCATGCCGCGCATTTTCTGGACTTTGAACTTCGTCATGGGCATCAGTCGCGGCTGCGGCATTTACAGCCTGGACGGTCAGACGCTGATGTTCAGCCCGAAGGAGGCCGAACGCTGGGGCCAGTGGCCTCCCGCCATCTGGGACACCACCGGCAAAACCACCGACACGTTCAAGCGGTTTGTCGTTCCGCTCATTCGCGGCACGATCAAGCATCAGTTGATCCCCACCAAGGAGCAGGTGCTGCAAAAGGTGAAGCTCGCGGTCTATAATGACATCAAAGGCGGTGGCGATGGCAAAGCCTGGCCGCACTATGTGGAGTACGGCCCGCTCTACGCAGCCACCTACGGGTTTCGCAAGATGGGCAACATTGACGGCCAGCTCTGGGAGTTCTTCCCGAACACCGGCCGCTATTACTATATCCCGGTGTTGCCGCAGGGGAAGGTTTCGCTCGGGGCGAATGTGCAGAGCCTGCCCGTCTCGCAACTTCAGGAGGTCGCGCAAGTGAAACGCGTATTCGACGCCGCGTACCCGGCGTCATACAAGGGGGACGCGCTGGTGTGCCGCATTGGCGACACGGTGACGGTGCAAAATACGCGCGAGAACGAGGACGTGACCGAATCATACTCACTGCCGTTAAACACCGGTTCGTTCACCAAGCTCGCGGGCAAAGTCGGACCGCACGCCTATCTGGTCGGCAAAATCGAGGACCAGGGGCGCCGGTTGTGGTTGCAGGCAAACACGGAATATCCCGAACGCGACACCGAGGTGACGATTGGCTGCACACGCAAGCTGGAGTGGCAAATCGAGCCCGCCACGGCGGCCAAGGAAGCGCGCTGGGATGAGAAGACCGGGACAATTACACTGCGACTGTCGCACCAGCAAGGCGCAGTGGAA
The nucleotide sequence above comes from Verrucomicrobiota bacterium. Encoded proteins:
- a CDS encoding cellulase family glycosylhydrolase encodes the protein MTNIYRSGIAALALMAGAGVLAADFPEAVLPAGVGVNIHFTKGREKDLDLIAAAGFKFIRMDFSWAGTERKRGEYDWSAYDELTANLEKRGMRGIYIFDYSNGLYEEAISVRDSHTGKDHKDTASPQHPESVAAFARWAAAAAKHFQGRRIVWEIWNEPNISFWKPKPDVTQYAALALATAKAVRQADPNATIIAPGSSEFPWNFLEGMFKVGLLEYLDAVSVHPYRNYSKSPETAAEDYARLRGLIARYLPAGKTPVPVISGEWGYASHDKGVSLDTQAAFIVRQQLANLYQRVPISIWYDWKNDGLDPAYNEHNFGTVSNNLHPKPAYLAVRAMTQELTGYRIARRLNLTNQADYVLLLVNAKGDQKLAAWTMGAEHTVPLETGLDSTGNFSAHTWDGQVLPVRLQGRHLQLALGPLPQYVTLQAPSPLLMSGASWQIVEPVPSLIEAGAADALRVTVRIRNPHGSRPLQARVVLEGNGIQSAPLKPTVLPPNASANLTATATVLQRSPAKLPVSVVVYLVEDGAATGSTGTRRWEEEREFTITNPLDFILAPTERGMRLSVSNPTRGNFQGTVRLGQVNQPLTISAANPEPAIFLSFPATGEFDAAAGQVLDTQGRVIAELPSQKFKPLTIAAFQAKLDGDAKIGGQSSITLQDAPGAGERPGAKAFQLNYRFEEGWRFVRCAPQEPKKVALPGRPSALGLWVYGDNSGAGLRLRVADSTGQTFQPGGPNLDWTGWRWVTFDLSDFKHAGYWGGANNGIPQGELQLDCPLLLDPTRRKMAGKIYFALPTVIYNK